One genomic segment of Centroberyx gerrardi isolate f3 chromosome 4, fCenGer3.hap1.cur.20231027, whole genome shotgun sequence includes these proteins:
- the epx gene encoding eosinophil peroxidase: MVSHTWSIKGKQSAEVSLSLLGLALVLLSFPEHVSLNSVFHNTSGTVYLGSTFVEEALQRAIELTDAAYARTSERVKKSLSEGALRPSDLLAQFKQTGPRTRTHIRAAELLDNTVELIREMVYTHTMAQPGPDELLSEGDVETLLQVTGCSSELQRPRCHTDCLSERYRSVTGECNNRQYPRWGAADIPYARWLPPEYEDVRGKPRGWDPDHTYHNFSLPPVRLVSQEVLYTHNDNISLDSTLSHLLVEWGQWIDHDVVLTPQSPSTAAFKTGADCTRTCSRDTPCFPIQIPLSDPRTGIQSCMPFFRSAPSCVGGALPHRHREQLNAITSFVDASMVYGSSTGLASALRNRSSPLGSMALNSQHTDQDLPYMPFLPRLQAHLDPCGPRRGDNSTASEASDRSGHQDNTTSCFQAGDSRANEHLGMIALHTLFLREHNRLVKELHLLNPHWSPDTLYQEARKIMGAVHQILTWEHYLPRVLGESANSHLMPPYEGYNPEVDPSIANVFAAAAFRFAHVTVQPTVARLGPGYTSNPQHPPLPLHHSLFASWRVVQEGGIDPVLRGLLLSPAKLQTPGQMMVEELTERLFQAQGGMPLDLGALNLQRGRDHGLPGYSSWRRFCGLSIPNTTSELADILGNLTLAHKFLVLYGTPHNIDVWVGAISEPALPGGRVGPLLSCMLARQFRALRDGDRFWWEREGVFTSTQRRHLHTVSLSRIICDNSHITHVPADPFSRTESPEDMLACSHPLVPQLNLSPWKEPDSDPSCGPIPRIQSGYSLLCGSMILYQCHSGFKLLGSSSVSCDSASQQWSPAPPTCQDINECEEQISTCPQNMECLNIPGSYICSDIVASSLSVVSVVTAVIAVVGGVAMLVMIMICYRRRFIRVATQGI; this comes from the exons agtgaAGAAGTCTCTGTCTGAAGGCGCTCTGAGACCCAGTGACCTCCTGGCCCAGTTCAAGCAGACCGGACCCAGAACCAGGACTCACATCCgggctgcagagctgctggacAACACAGTGGAGCTGATCAGAGAGATGGTCTACACTCACACCATGGCTCAGCCCGGTCCTGATG AGCTGCTGAGCGAAGGAGACGTGGAGACTCTGCTGCAGGTGACGGGCTGCTCCTCTGAGCTGCAGAGACCCCGCTGCCACACCGACTGTCTGTCTGAGCGATACAGATCCGTCACAGGGGAGTGCAACAACAG ACAGTACCCTAGATGGGGGGCTGCGGATATCCCATACGCCCGCTGGCTGCCTCCAGAGTACGAGGATGTGCGGGGGAAGCCCAGAGGCTGGGACCCTGACCACACCTACCATAACTTCAGTCTTCCTCCA GTGCGGCTGGTGTCCCAGGAGGTGCTGTACACCCACAACGACAACATCTCTCTGGACTCCACTCTGTCCCATCTGCTGGTGGAGTGGGGCCAGTGGATAGACCATGATGTGGTCCTGACGCCCCAGAGCCCCAGCACTGCTGCCTTCAAGACGGGAGCTGACTGCACCCGCACCTGCAGCCGGGACACACCCTGCTTCCCCATACAG ATCCCCCTGTCAGATCCTCGGACTGGCATCCAGAGCTGCATGCCTTTCTTCCGCTCGGCCCCAAGCTGTGTTGGTGGAGCGCTGCCCCATCGCCACCGAGAGCAGCTCAACGCAATCACCTCGTTTGTGGATGCTAGCATGGTGTACGGCAGCTCCACCGGTCTGGCCTCTGCTCTGCGTAACCGCTCGTCTCCTCTGGGCTCAATGGCCCTCAACTCGCAGCACACAGACCAGGACCTGCCCTACATGCCGTTCCTGCCCCGCCTGCAGGCTCACCTGGACCCCTGCGGCCCTCGTAGGGGCGACAACTCCACCGCTTCAGAGGCATCAGATAGATCCGGGCACCAAGACAACACCACATCCTGTTTTCAAGCTG GTGATTCACGAGCCAATGAGCATTTGGGAATGATTGCgctacacacactctttctgaGAGAGCACAACCGGCTGGTTAAAGAGCTGCACCTGCTCAACCCTCACTGGAGCCCCGACACCCTGTATCAGGAGGCCCGCAAGATCATGGGAGCCGTTCACCAG ATCCTAACATGGGAGCACTACCTGCCTCGGGTCCTGGGGGAAAGTGCCAACTCCCATCTGATGCCTCCTTATGAGGGTTATAATCCTGAGGTGGATCCCAGCATTGCTAACGTCTTTGCAGCTGCTGCATTTCGTTTTGCCCACGTCACCGTGCAGCCAACAGTCGCCAGACTGGGGCCGGGATACACCTCCAACCCCCAGCATCCCCCCTTGCCTCTGCATCACTCTCTGTTTGCTTCTTGGAGGGTTGTGCAGGAAG GTGGTATAGACCCTGTGTTGCGCGGCCTGTTGCTGTCTCCAGCCAAGCTCCAGACCCCGGGTCAGATGATGGTGGAGGAGCTGACAGAGAGGCTGTTTCAGGCACAGGGAGGGATGCCTCTGGACCTCGGAGCCCTTAACCTCCAGAGGGGCCGGGACCACGGCCTGCCTG GATACAGTTCATGGCGACGGTTCTGTGGCCTCTCTATTCCAAACACTACATCTGAGCTGGCCGACATCCTGGGAAACCTCACTTTGGCTCACAAGTTCCTGGTCCTGTATGGGACGCCGCACAACATTGATGTCTGGGTGGGGGCCATCTCTGAGCCGGCGCTGCCAGGCGGCCGAGTCGGGCCGCTGCTGTCCTGCATGCTGGCGAGACAGTTCAGAGCCCTGAGAGACGGGGACag GTTTTggtgggagagggaaggggtgTTCACCAGCACCCAGAGGAGACACCTGCACACCGTCTCTCTGTCCCGCATCATATGTGACAACAGCCACATCACCCACGTCCCTGCTGACCCGTTCTCGCGCACCGAGAGCCCAGAGGACATGCTGGCCTGCTCCCACCCCCTCGTCCCCCAGCTCAACCTCAGCCCCTGGAAAGAGCCAGACTCAG aTCCCAGCTGCGGTCCAATACCCAGGATACAGTCTGGCTACTCTCTGCTGTGTGGCTCCATGATTCTCTATCAGTGTCACTCTGGCTTCAAGCTCCTGGGCTCTTCCTCTGTCAGCTGTGATTCAGCCAGCCAGCAGTGGAGCCCTGCACCCCCAACCTGCCAGG AtataaatgaatgtgaagaacAGATCTCCACTTGCCCCCAAAATATGGAGTGCCTCAACATACCAGGTTCCTATATTTGTTCAG ACATAGTCGCCTCCTCGCTGTCTGTCGTCTCAGTTGTCACTGCAGTTATAGCAGTGGTTGGTGGAGTGGCCATGCTGGTTATGATCATGATTTGTTATCGAAG GCGCTTCATTCGTGTGGCCACACAAGGCATCTAG